In the Ostrinia nubilalis chromosome 15, ilOstNubi1.1, whole genome shotgun sequence genome, one interval contains:
- the LOC135078670 gene encoding stimulator of interferon genes protein yields MSLETAKPISKLQIYAVQILFAVSISVGYQGVSFDGVDDAQKWLLIIARYTVYLYLIRGTGVLVALSHNAFRFKQPLNFHKLYRQHQKDWLIFAGALATLVFRKQKVFGPDFVFLFAAKLVTDYTEMEKQSKTVTYGTGMACSFFEGYLTHVIPSDGHRFVGFAENIRVFEQNEGVVFPVKRLFIVVTKSLYCPPDLKLFNKDRPGLSYIEACKSLEDVMKDVAGVKNRTYRNSAYKIHRANKPPVYLAVECATPIHTLHLVLKNRTLYDELDGIDEAEVVRDFTGMLRSIIAKSPECQNRCEIVYYDNTDPDQNLADVLLDKIRELQPDFEDIIRGEAN; encoded by the exons GATATCAAGGTGTTAGCTTCGATGGCGTCGACGATGCACAGAAGTGGCTGCTGATTATTG CGCGCTACACGGTGTACCTATATTTAATACGGGGCACCGGAGTTTTGGTCGCATTGTCGCACAACGCGTTCCGCTTTAAGCAGCCCTTAAACTTCCACAAGCTGTACAGACAGCACCAGAAGGACTGGCTTATATTCGCCGGGGCACTCGCCACGCTGGTATTCCGTAAACAGAAGGTGTTTGGACCGGACTTCGTGTTCTTATTTGCGGCCAAACTTGTCACTGATTATACTGAGATG GAGAAGCAATCAAAGACTGTGACGTACGGCACGGGCATGGCGTGCAGCTTCTTCGAGGGCTACCTGACGCACGTCATTCCCAGCGATGGGCACCGCTTCGTGGGCTTCGCGGAGAACATCCGCGTGTTTGAGCAGAACGAAGGCGTGGTCTTCCCCGTCAAGAGGCTGTTCATCGTGGTCACAAAGAGCCTGTACTGCCCGCCTGATCTCAAGCTCTTCAACAAGGACAGGCCCGGCCTGTCCTACATTGAGGCTTGCAAG tcccTAGAAGACGTGATGAAGGACGTTGCTGGCGTGAAGAACCGCACGTACCGCAACTCGGCGTACAAGATCCACCGCGCCAACAAGCCGCCGGTGTACCTCGCCGTCGAATGCGCCACGCCCATCCACACGCTGCACCTCGTACTCAAGAACCGCACGCTGTATGACG AGCTGGACGGCATCGACGAGGCGGAGGTAGTTCGCGACTTCACAGGCATGCTGCGCTCTATCATTGCTAAGAGTCCTGAGTGCCAGAACCGCTGCGAGATTGTCTACTACGACA ACACAGACCCAGATCAGAATTTGGCTGACGTTCTGCTGGACAAGATCCGCGAGCTCCAACCAGACTTTGAGGACATTATCAGAGGAGAAGCCAATTAA
- the LOC135078641 gene encoding uncharacterized protein LOC135078641, giving the protein MGKRKYDNDKSSPSKENATSEEAGAENNEIVEQPDNTETADVKRRKVPKTGGFDIKHLRKDLAAKQGQGMVLTQFLQVCLDPDNEEDYLLAYLKTGGNPHEILRQINQDSKKNLTLTTPAFHLFHLIIVKVQSSLPHMIAATEEACRYFLNNFMSTVEIMISENSGPRHRKIILKLLTSMVTLNSDLGIEILSHAPLTPKHLQYIVEKSNYKEKDNVRTSFVHFMTSFLVDGHLPLIKALLEKQGLLSLVIPGLVHDEAEAVLIFLNILKKNVVENSFISKSLKLKTFNHQVLHNMFKIFTWKGPPEINFEVRNKLRPEIVTLLSDIILTLFTSHRLGLYFIDSSLGTSDLNKNQNLYKALLTLKRPWENNNECQVILEIIHRCPDLHRAVMSVVEQSFEPQHSPIWEKTVEFIINLLENMKPENVVPKMKSLNTSQAANFVRFVTLPVPLLKYIQTSLGKDQSISLYCIKVLVKMLQTLKRYMQIFEMDDSSNRILDLKNKLEYFLPKHLPVPATIVTLIHDVINHKDSGEEKQQDYKLPKIQDTDALINLIDVLLLYNDIHPAFFEMLEGNIDMKQILKYATKLKDGNTALLKFKIVSLWLTLDRTAISLKNPMFKDLFLIMLDVYTTDSDTTWSEAKITLHNFFRNTSIFERDEDEIHLILYALRNAKVNPISLIADIIEFVLSHIQELANYVSDQIVNFEITDEGSESSLNKLFDDLMENQNTDDQVFLENKIPSTFIVGCMQFIQNNKEAKKSLKHFLSCYIAHLFHCNYSPELTELLIEDSKLEVRNYVSQWLSQSVSLPESITAKDHIIKALSKSIFDNEDLPLQEVFRCLEQTSAEESDITIHDVPYKVITTDTIDSSEILIWAKYLIFCLVRLTNIGQLDEDRQIKIINYFHLLITIGKKSHLINECRLIMLSLFKNPHVLKIYKPLSLKENDPCVASTQSLLDIVVVHRDIVTHLDNKHRILKSYQQKNFNELVKAFNKINKRKNLSSELTVKVLEVVGMTNEDDLVIFNKIFALDANYCVKDDKEPSIVLDVLQTLLNKYSKSITIEMPEHVIRKSMKMYAELISNKEVTANLTNLENALTVYFENKPHHSVYVNDDIYKRFFNATTIRKSTSKLASVLLKYNMRFCNIYKEQISRPEILSQRELTLPLGNAIIHHKQFLIENRELLPKVFAEYKSNTNKMLEKPHKAGQIYNSCWEFIRKLLLECLDVKECVQLFSKSHKYEIAESSHVQLLQAVFLKICLHAEHHKKEYLMNYLSSMLHIMTIALKENKDTKILDDIIASVYNVVLIVKRKEGFKIEQKDEFKKVTESAVWQNFCKAVLKDSLKVRTVAQSSTPGPQLLFLLTTLVKLLYSADSEDIVTLFDMVTSHSEFLNVMLSHHSSDIKSRLVEFLYTLIQLNKSVMKLQQIPVYLSAYHATRSPCDRLILAILQFYESNGQAVNEYKPYVFGDSAANHYAVRKTRTSSLWGHPTPNRLFNLFDKETIERTVRNFSVMQRLEYNYELPPIGAYQESLRATLVETSKAGYFNTKPIKDNEAAISHLLRSVKYDKLLETNVEVTAVSHLEDDEGVYDAAFVFPLLSHLLAPGSVASCFKMMRSGLLALPVVALGSHCELMRAAAYHVLHRFCLLLETETRHKNDKLFLTDFISTIRQSLPTAINDPAPEDGDTKVLRSPRLPAVDALYLARALMVSTAPFDPLYKPVNNFFIAKQLVDLTVVPDFLSLFHDSDVESTDRRLWILDVIRDGTKTMTDINVIFKTMSLKMIMDFYSSVLSDRKTKERILGVLNSVISVPRAFGILLEGYGFMSWLHAVVRQLGKDDKTLVRTLFVLLENMIHSMTINCFVRHLALARNRNASHVELKLNKDVECEIMDVLYYLMPHTNSLEDEDLVAYVKIYNLLSKRTLKSLTKKQILGLVCKSAAVIEDEATKLLTKSIVNNDVNVLKSNVINNLDSSVNVQSKDVLMRELTEIIQNYVA; this is encoded by the exons ATGGGGAAGCGTAAATATGATAATGATAAAAGTTCTCCATCAAAAGAAAATGCGACGAGTGAGGAGGCAGGGGcagaaaataatgaaatcgtGGAACAACCAGACAACACCGAAACTGCTGATGTTAAAAGAAGAAAAGTGCCTAAAACAGGTGGTTTCGATATTAAACACCTTCGCAAAGACTTGGCGGCAAAGCAAGGCCAAGGAATGG TGCTGACACAATTTCTTCAAGTTTGCCTCGACCCAGACAATGAGGAAGATTACCTGCTAGCTTATCTCAAGACGGGAGGCAACCCACACGAAATCCTCCGGCAAATCAACCAAGACAGTAAGAAAAACCTCACACTTACCACACCAGCGTTCCATTTATTCCACTTAATCATAGTCAAAGTTCAGTCTTCGCTTCCCCACATGATCGCTGCCACCGAGGAAGCGTGCCGATACTTCCTGAACAACTTTATGTCAACTGTGGAAATTATGATCAGCGAGAATTCTGGACCTCGGCACAGGAAAATAATCTTAAAGCTACTCACATCAATGGTCACTTTGAACTCTGACTTGGGTATTGAGATTCTCAGTCACGCACCTCTCACTCCTAAACACCTGCAGTATATTGTAGAAAAATCCAATTACAAAGAGAAAGATAATGTACGGACATCGTTTGTTCACTTCATGACATCATTCCTTGTTGATGGTCACCTACCACTAATAAAAGCTCTTTTAGAAAAGCAAGGTCTGCTAAGCTTGGTGATACCTGGATTGGTACACGATGAGGCTGAGGCTGTGTTGATCTTCCTCAATATCTTAAAGAAGAATGTGGTTGAAAACTCCTTCATTTCCAAAAGCTTGAAGCTAAAAACCTTTAATCATCAAGTTCTACACAACATGTTCAAGATATTCACATGGAAAGGACCTCCTGAAATAAACTTTGAAGTCAGAAATAAGCTGCGACCAGAAATTGTTACATTATTATCAGATATTATTCTAACATTGTTTACATCACACAGATTGGGTCTGTATTTTATTGATAGCTCTTTAGGGACATCAGATTTAAACAAAAATCAAAACTTGTACAAAGCTTTATTGACACTTAAACGGCCCTGGGAAAACAATAATGAGTGCCAGGTCATTTTAGAAATTATTCATAGATGTCCAGACTTGCACAGAGCAGTGATGTCTGTGGTTGAGCAGAGCTTTGAGCCACAACACTCACCAATTTGGGAGAAAACTGTAGAGTTCATAATAAATCTACTGGAAAACATGAAACCAGAAAATGTTGTGCCCAAAATGAAAAGCTTAAATACTTCTCAAGCAGCAAATTTTGTAAGATTTGTCACATTACCAGTCCCTCTACTGAAATACATCCAAACAAGTCTTGGAAAGGACCAGTCAATATCTCTATATTGCATCAAGGTGCTAGTTAAAATGCTTCAGACTTTAAAAAGGTACATGCAAATTTTCGAAATGGATGATTCTTCTAATCGTATTTTGGACTTGAAGAATAAACTGGAGTATTTTCTACCTAAACACTTACCTGTTCCTGCTACTATTGTCACACTCATTCATGATGTCATCAATCATAAGGACAGTGGAGAGGAAAAGCAACAAGATTATAAGCTTCCCAAAATTCAAGATACAGATGCTTTAATAAACCTAATTGATGTATTGCTGTTGTATAATGATATCCATCCTGCATTTTTCGAAATGCTGGAGGGTAATATTGACATGAAACAAATACTGAAATATGCGACTAAATTGAAAGATGGGAATACTGCtcttttgaaattcaaaattGTATCTCTGTGGCTGACACTAGATCGCACAGCTATTTCGCTTAAAAATCCCATGTTTAAAGATCTATTTCTCATCATGTTGGATGTTTATACTACTGACTCAGACACAACCTGGTCTGAAGCAAAAATAACACTACACAACTTTTTTAGAAATACATCTATTTTTGAAAGAGATGAAGATGAAATTCATTTGATTTTGTATGCTCTACGTAATGCGAAAGTAAACCCCATTTCGCTGATAGCTGATATTATCGAGTTTGTGCTGTCACATATACAAGAACTGGCAAATTACGTGAGCGATCAAATAGTAAACTTCGAAATTACTGATGAAGGAAGCGAATCTAGtctaaacaaattatttgatgaTTTGATGGAAAATCAAAACACAGATGATCAAGTTTTCTTAGAGAATAAAATTCCGTCTACCTTTATTGTGGGTTGTATGCAATTTATTCAAAACAACAAAGAGGCAAAGAAAAGTTTGAAACATTTTCTATCTTGTTACATAGCCCATTTGTTTCATTGCAACTACTCGCCTGAACTAACTGAGCTTTTAATAGAGGATTCTAAGCTGGAAGTGAGAAATTATGTTTCACAGTGGTTGTCACAGTCTGTTTCCTTGCCTGAATCCATCACAGCTAAAGATCATATCATAAAAGCTTTATCGAAATCTATCTTTGATAATGAAGACTTGCCACTCCAAGAAGTATTTAGATGTCTTGAGCAAACATCAGCAGAAGAGAGTGATATAACGATACATGATGTGCCATACAAAGTGATTACTACTGATACGATTGATAGTTCAGAAATTTTAATTTGGGCAAAATACcttatattttgtttagtgCGTTTGACAAACATTGGCCAATTAGATGAAGATAGACAGATAAAAATTATCAACTATTTTCATCTCCTTATAACAATAGGGAAGAAAAGTCATCTGATAAATGAATGTCGTTTGATCATGCTGTCTCTATTTAAAAATCCACATGTCTTGAAAATTTACAAGCCATTATCTTTAAAAGAAAATGACCCTTGCGTAGCATCAACTCAAAGCCTGCTTGATATTGTTGTTGTGCATCGCGATATAGTCACACATTTGGATAACAAGCATAGAATCTTAAAGTCCTATCAACAGAAGAATTTCAATGAGTTGGTCAAAGCTTTCAACAAAATTAACAAACGGAAAAATTTGAGTAGTGAGCTCACAGTGAAAGTTTTGGAGGTTGTGGGAATGACGAATGAAGACGATTTAGtcattttcaataaaatatttgcgTTGGATGCAAATTACTGCGTGAAAGATGACAAAGAGCCCAGCATTGTTTTAGACGTATTAcaaactttgttaaataaatattcgaaATCGATAACCATTGAAATGCCCGAGCATGTGATTCGAAAGAGCATGAAAATGTATGCAGAACTGATTTCAAACAAAGAGGTCACTGCTAATCTCACCAATTTGGAGAATGCTTTAACTGTATACTTTGAGAATAAACCTCATCATTCTGTATACGTAAATGACGACATTTACAAAAGATTTTTCAATGCAACTACGATCAGAAAGTCGACATCTAAATTAGCATCAGTACTATTGAAGTATAACATGagattttgtaatatttataaagaaCAAATATCTCGACCAGAAATCTTAAGCCAAAGAGAGTTGACACTGCCGTTGGGAAATGCTATCATTCATCATAAGCAATTTCTTATTGAAAACCGGGAGCTATTGCCAAAAGTATTTGCTGAATACAAATCCAACACAAATAAAATGCTGGAGAAACCCCACAAGGCTGGACAAATATACAACTCATGTTGGGAATTCATAAGAAAATTATTGTTAGAATGCTTGGATGTTAAGGAATGTGTACAGCTATTTAGTAAAAGTCATAAATACGAGATTGCAGAGTCAAGCCACGTGCAGCTATTACAAGCTGTCTTCTTGAAAATCTGTCTACATGCTGAACACCACAAGAAGGAATATCTTATGAACTACTTGTCTTCCATGTTGCACATTATGACTATAGCcttgaaagaaaataaagataCCAAGATCTTAGACGACATCATAGCCAGTGTATATAATGTAGTTCTTATCGTGAAACGCAAAGAAGGATTCAAAATTGAACAAAAGGATGAATTCAAAAAAGTTACAGAAAGTGCCGTATGGCAAAATTTCTGCAAAGCTGTTCTAAAAGACTCTTTAAAGGTTCGAACTGTTGCCCAATCCAGCACCCCTGGACCTCAATTACTGTTCCTGCTTACTACATTAGTAAAACTTTTGTACTCAGCGGATAGCGAGGATATAGTGACACTGTTCGACATGGTGACTTCCCATTCGGAGTTTTTGAATGTGATGTTGAGTCATCACAGCTCAGACATTAAATCGAGATTAGTGGAGTTCTTGTACACCTTGATTCAACTGAATAAATCAGTAATGAAACTTCAGCAAATCCCTGTATATTTGAGCGCGTATCACGCTACAAGAAGTCCATGTGACCGGCTCATTCTAGCCATATTGCAATTTTACGAGAGCAACGGGCAGGCTGTGAATGAATATAAACCCTACGTTTTCGGAGATTCCGCCGCAAACCATTACGCTGTGCGGAAAACTAGGACGTCATCCCTGTGGGGACATCCGACCCCCAATCGACTATTTAACTTATTCGACAAAGAAACGATCGAGAGGACCGTGAGGAATTTTTCAGTTATGCAGAGGCTGGAGTATAATTACGAGCTGCCTCCAATCGGCGCATATCAGGAGTCCCTCAGGGCCACTTTGGTGGAGACGTCCAAAGCGGGTTACTTTAATACGAAGCCGATAAAGGACAATGAAGCGGCGATCAGTCATTTGTTGCGGAGCGTGAAGTATGATAAGCTGTTGGAAACGAATGTGGAGGTCACAGCGGTGTCACATTTGGAGGACGATGAGGGGGTGTATGACGCTGCGTTCGTGTTTCCTCTGCTGAGTCACCTGCTGGCTCCGGGGTCGGTGGCGTCGTGCTTCAAGATGATGCGGTCGGGTCTACTGGCGCTGCCGGTGGTGGCGCTGGGCTCTCATTGTGAGCTGATGCGCGCGGCGGCCTACCACGTGCTGCATCGGTTCTGTCTTCTGCTGGAAACTGAAAC ccgACACAAGAACGACAAACTGTTCCTCACGGACTTCATAAGCACTATTCGGCAGAGTCTTCCTACCGCCATCAATGATCCAGCTCCCGAAGATGGAGACACCAAAGTCTTAAGGAGTCCTCGCCTCCCTGCAGTAGATGCCTTGTACCTGGCGCGGGCTCTGATGGTCTCCACCGCCCCATTCGACCCCCTCTACAAACCTGTCAACAACTTCTTCATAGCCAAACAACTGGTGGACCTCACAGTCGTACCAGACTTTCTGAGCCTCTTCCACGATAGTGACGTGGAGTCAACGGACCGAAGGCTCTGGATTCTTGACGTCATCAGAGATGGGACGAAAACGATGACAGATATTAACGTCATATTCAAGACGATGTCTCTGAAAATGATCATGGACTTCTACTCTTCAGTGCTGAGTGACAGGAAGACAAAGGAGAGGATCCTTGGAgttttgaattctgttatttcGGTGCCTAGAGCGTTTGGAATTTTGTTGGAAGGTTATGGCTTCATGTCATGGCTACACGCCGTTGTCAGACAACTGGGGAAAGATGACAAGACACTAGTCAGAACATTATTTGTGCTATTGGAGAATATGATTCACAGCATGACAATAAATTGTTTTGTGAGACACCTGGCGCTGGCAAGGAACCGCAACGCCAGTCATGTCGAACTCAAACTCAACAAAGATGTAGAATGCGAAATAATGGACGTTTTGTATTACTTAATGCCGCATACAAATAGTTTGGAAGACGAAGATCTGGTGGCGTATGtgaaaatatataatttactgTCAAAAAGAACTCTGAAGAGTTTAACTAAGAAGCAGATTCTAGGCTTGGTTTGCAAAAGTGCTGCAGTAATCGAGGATGAAGCTACGAAGTTGTTAACAAAATCAATTGTTAATAATGATGTTAACGTGTTGAAGAGTAATGTTATAAACAATCTTGATAGTTCAGTTAATGTGCAGTCGAAAGATGTTTTGATGCGAGAATTGACggaaataattcaaaattacgtcgcttaa